One segment of Pontibacter akesuensis DNA contains the following:
- a CDS encoding YbjN domain-containing protein — MENNYFNKVKGYLLELDFQITYEDDTECVFVVEKESLGVKNLVIGCAEPLLIMEQYILELPEQASADIYRSLLQKNRDIIHGAFVLDETGRKVIFRDTLQIEMLDLCEIEATFNSLALLLSEYSDQLIQFSKDKTEYSYEHI; from the coding sequence ATGGAAAACAACTACTTTAACAAAGTGAAGGGCTACCTGCTCGAACTCGACTTCCAGATCACTTACGAAGATGACACGGAGTGCGTGTTCGTGGTGGAAAAGGAAAGCCTTGGGGTAAAGAACCTCGTGATTGGTTGCGCTGAGCCGCTGCTGATTATGGAGCAGTATATCCTGGAACTGCCCGAACAGGCCTCTGCCGATATCTACCGCAGCCTGCTGCAGAAAAACAGAGACATTATACACGGCGCTTTTGTGCTCGACGAAACGGGCCGCAAGGTGATTTTCCGGGATACGCTGCAGATCGAGATGCTGGACCTCTGCGAGATTGAGGCCACCTTTAACTCGCTGGCGCTATTGCTGAGTGAGTACTCTGACCAGTTAATTCAATTTTCAAAAGATAAAACAGAATACAGCTATGAACATATTTAA